A window of Natrinema sp. HArc-T2 genomic DNA:
GTCTCGCCCCACTGGTCGCTGGGCGAGGGAATCACGGCGACCTCGGCGACCTCAGGGTGTTCGTAGAGCGCGTCCTCGAGTTCGATACTCGAGATGTTCTCGCCGCCGGAGATGATGATGTCCTTCTTGCGGTCCTGAATCGCGATCATCCCGTTCTCGTCGACGGTGGCGAGATCGCCCATGTGGAACCAGCCCTCGAGGCGGTCGTTGAATGCCCGTTCGGTCTCCTCGGGATTCTCCCAGTAGCCTTCCATGATCTGGTTGCCACGGACGACGATCTCGCCGATCGTCGCGTCGTCCCACGGGACCTCGTTGCCGTCGTCGTCGACGACGCGGATCTCCGTGCCGAGCATCGGGATTCCCTGTCGCTTCTTGATGTCGTAGCGGGCCTGGTCGTCTTCGAGGAAGCTCTTGACCTCGGAGGTGGCGATGAGCGGGCCGGTCTCGGTCGCGCCGTAGACGTGTGCTAGTTCCCAGCCGAACTCGTCTTCGACGGTTCGGATCGTCGCTTCCGGCGGGGCGCTGCCGGCGGTAGCGACGCGAACGTCGTTGTCGCCCGTCGTCACCGGATCGTTTTCGTCGTAGTAATCGAGCAGCATGTTGAGCACGGTCGGGGCGGCACAGAAGTACGAGACGTCTTCGTCCTGGATCGCCTCGAACACGTCGCCTGCGTCGACGCCGCGCGTACAGACGTGCGTGCCACCGATCCCCGTAATCGAGAAGACGTGACCCCAGCCGTTGACGTGGAACATCGGCAGCGTCCACAGATAAACGTCGTCGTCGCTAATCTCGCGGTGGACCGACGAACAGTAGGCGTGGATGGTCTCGCCGCGGTGGTTTCGCATCACGCCTTTCGGGTCGCCCGTCGTCCCCGAGGTGTAGTTGATCGTGATGATGTCCTCTTCGTCCATCTCGGGCCGATCGTACGTCGGCTCGGTGTCTTCGAGCACCTCGTCGAAGTCCTCCCAGTCACCGTCGACCTCGTCGGCGTTGGATGCGATGAACGTCTCGACCGGAACCTCGTCACGGACGGCCTCGACCTGATCGGCGTACTCGTGGTCTGCGATGATCGCGGTCACATCACAGTCGTTGAGCATGTACTCGAAATCCGACGGGACGAGCCGGTAGTTCAGCGGCGTGTGAACAGCGCCGATTTGGGTGATTCCGTAGACGGATTCGAGGTGATAGTGCGTGTTGGGCGCGAGCACGGCGACGCGGTCGCCTTTTTCGACGCCGCGGTCCTGCAGCGCTGCCGAGAGTCGGTCGGCCCGCTCGCCGAACTCGTCGTAGGTGAATCGATCGCCGTTCGCAGCAATGATGGCCTCTTCCTCGCCAAAATACGTTCGGGCACGGTCTAAAAACTGCGGTACGAGCAGTGGTCGATCCATATTCGACCGAGTGCTGGTGGTGGTTTAAAACTAACTCAATTCCCCGGATTTCGCAACAAATTGGCTATAATAATTCGTTACAGACTGTATCTGTCAGGTGGGATGGCGTGATAATCTGACCGGCTGCTCTCGGCTTCCCGTCTCGACTCTGTCACAGTAACGGCGGCAGCTGACAGTCAACGAAGCACGGAACTAGACGTGGAAGCGACGCCAAGAGTCACAGGAGAGGGCGAGTAGTGTTTGGGAGAGACACCGGCCTCACCCTCGAGTCGCGGCAAACGACTGTCCTCGTTGGCTGCCCTGGCAGCCATGTTTGAGTATGTCAAACAACCTGTTGAATCTATCGCAACTTCGCAGTGTACGGACCAGCGTACTCGGTGACCGATACGGGCTGCTGTATCGATGTACCAGTGCAACTGCAGTGCAGGTTGTGGTTGCACTGGACCTGACTGGCAGGAGTCCGTATGAATGCTGTCAGCACTCGTCGTACTGAATCGCCGTGAGCTGTCCCTGCCACGCGTGCATGTTGCCGTCCGGGAGGTGCCAGATGACGTCTCCCTCCGTCGGCACGCGGATACCGTTCCGTGTCTCGTAGTTCTGCCAGTAGCCAGACCAGGGTGTCGACTCGTATCCATCGTCGACGTGCCGATACCGGTCAGCGTGGACGCGCGCTACCTCTCCGGCTTCGGTAAACGAAAACGTAACCGACGCCTTTACGTCCCCGTTTTCGATGGTCACGTTCGCCGTCCGATCATCGACCGGCTCCCACTCGACACCCGCTGTGGGGAGGAGCGCCGTCGGATACCACACCGCCTCGGCGAGATACCGCATCAGTTCCGCTTCCTCCAGTTCTGGACTCGAGTCGACCGTCTCGAGCGGGACGACACCGAAAAGCGACACGCTCGCAGTTCCCGTCCAGTCGTGGAATTGGTCACGGACGCGGACCGAGATGAGCGGCGCGAGACGGACCGACGCATCCCAGATGAATCCTGGTGGATCGACCGTGACGTACTGCGTCGCTGAAAACGGTTTCCACGCTGCTGTTGCGCCGCCGGGGCGCAGTTTGCCGGTCTGCTCGAGACTGACCGAGTTGATGTATGGCTGTCCCTCCTGTAGGACGGTGGCGAAATATGCGCGGACGGGGTTGGGGAGTCCCTCGAGGTCGTCTTCCGTGAACACGCGCTCGCGTCCGGGGGTTGCAGCCTGCCGAAGCTCGGCCACGTGTCGGGCCGTCTCACGCCGCCGCCAGCCAATTCCGGCGAGGACGACGAGGAGCACGATGAAGAGGCCAATGACGCGTTCTCGAAGGCGAACGGAGACCATAGCGACACGTTCACGTCAGATCCCTAAAATGCACTTCTTGCTGGTTGCTGGCTCTGTGAGGTGCCCACGCCAACGCAACTGCGAACCCGGTCTTTTTCGCTGCTCGAGATCGCAGTGAACCACGACTGGTCCCGCCGTTAGCCGATGTACTGTGCCTTCCACGCTTGTCGTTCCACGATCGCTTGCTCGCCGTCCGCTGTAATCGTATAGTAGTTCGTTCGCCTGTCGAGTTGTCCCTTCTCGACGAGGCCTTTGTTGACGAGGGTGTCGAGATTCGGGTACAGCCGCCCGTGATTGATCTCGCTGCTGTAGTAGCTCTCGATCTCTTCTTTGATGTCCTGTCCGGACGGTCGATCGAACCCGGTGATCACGTACAGCAGGTCTCGTTGAAATCCTGTGAGGTCATCCATGTCACAGGCGTTCAGCTGATCCAATATTTGTTATCCAACACGTACACCGCTGTAAGGTTGCATAACTGGCCACCCCTTTATTTCCCATGCTGAAATCGAGCGGTACACTCCACGAGGGCCGAAATCGATCACTGATGAATATTCTCCTCGTATTTTATCATCTGTCACATTTCGCTCGACATTCGGTGACTTTCTCCAAGTTTTCAAATATA
This region includes:
- a CDS encoding long-chain-fatty-acid--CoA ligase, producing the protein MDRPLLVPQFLDRARTYFGEEEAIIAANGDRFTYDEFGERADRLSAALQDRGVEKGDRVAVLAPNTHYHLESVYGITQIGAVHTPLNYRLVPSDFEYMLNDCDVTAIIADHEYADQVEAVRDEVPVETFIASNADEVDGDWEDFDEVLEDTEPTYDRPEMDEEDIITINYTSGTTGDPKGVMRNHRGETIHAYCSSVHREISDDDVYLWTLPMFHVNGWGHVFSITGIGGTHVCTRGVDAGDVFEAIQDEDVSYFCAAPTVLNMLLDYYDENDPVTTGDNDVRVATAGSAPPEATIRTVEDEFGWELAHVYGATETGPLIATSEVKSFLEDDQARYDIKKRQGIPMLGTEIRVVDDDGNEVPWDDATIGEIVVRGNQIMEGYWENPEETERAFNDRLEGWFHMGDLATVDENGMIAIQDRKKDIIISGGENISSIELEDALYEHPEVAEVAVIPSPSDQWGETPKAFIVPANGDPTDPGVTAEEIIDFTREKLASYKVVRRVEFVKQLPTTATGKVEKYELREQEWDEEDSLVGQG
- a CDS encoding DUF6544 family protein, which codes for MVSVRLRERVIGLFIVLLVVLAGIGWRRRETARHVAELRQAATPGRERVFTEDDLEGLPNPVRAYFATVLQEGQPYINSVSLEQTGKLRPGGATAAWKPFSATQYVTVDPPGFIWDASVRLAPLISVRVRDQFHDWTGTASVSLFGVVPLETVDSSPELEEAELMRYLAEAVWYPTALLPTAGVEWEPVDDRTANVTIENGDVKASVTFSFTEAGEVARVHADRYRHVDDGYESTPWSGYWQNYETRNGIRVPTEGDVIWHLPDGNMHAWQGQLTAIQYDEC
- a CDS encoding helix-turn-helix transcriptional regulator, which translates into the protein MDDLTGFQRDLLYVITGFDRPSGQDIKEEIESYYSSEINHGRLYPNLDTLVNKGLVEKGQLDRRTNYYTITADGEQAIVERQAWKAQYIG